The genome window GCTAGACATGGTAAAAGGCGTGAACGGGATGGGCATGGAAGTATGCTGTACCTTGGGTATGCTGACTGAATCGCAAGCCCAAAAGCTGAAGGATGCCGGCTTGTATGCCTATAACCACAATCTCGACACCAGCGAAGAATATTACGGTGATATTATTTCAACCCGTACCTATGACGACCGGCTAGACACGCTGGGCAATGTACGTCACGCCGGAATTTCGGTTTGCTCGGGGGGCATTATCGGTATGGGCGAGTCGCACAATGACCGCATCGGTATGTTATTGACGCTGGCGAATCTACCCGAACATCCTGAATCTGTGCCCGTAAACGCGCTGGTTCCCGTTGAAGGAACGCCCCTGGAAGAGCAGCCGCGCGTATCGGTTTGGGAAATGATTCGGATGATTGCTACTGCCCGGATTATCATGCCCAAAGCGATGGTTCGCCTGTCGGCGGGTCGCGTTCGGATGAATGTGGAAGAACAGGCTCTCTGCTTCCTGGCCGGTGCTAATTCCATCTTCGCCGGAGACAAACTGCTGACAACGCCAAATCCCGAAGAAGATGCCGATAAGCAACTGTTCCAGACGTTGAATATTCGTCCGCGCCCTTCTTTCAAAAATGGCGAGCCAGCCCTGAAGTTTGAGCAAATACCGCTTTAATCTTTGTCGTAAGAAGTAAAACAGCCCTTACCGACTATAAATCAGTAAGGGCTGTTTTACTTCTTCCCTAACTCAATCACTTCCATATCCGCTATTTTTCCATCGTCCAGCGAAAACCGAAGACAGGTTCGAACGTGGTGGAAGCCGTGTTTACCCGCCGCTCCGGGATTGACGTACAGCAGGTTATCAAGTTTTGGGTCACGCGTTACTTTTAAAATATGCGAATGGCCGCAGATAAAGACATCCGGGGCACTAATTTGCAAATTTGGACGAATAATCGGATTATAGCGCGGTGGCGTTCCACCAATGTGCGTCATCCAGAACGTAAGCCCTTCCAAACTAAATCGCTGGTGTTCGGGGCATTCCATTCGTATCTCCTTGTTGTCGATATTGCCAAAAACGCCGCGAAAAGGCTTAAAAGCCCGTAGCTGGTCAATAATTTCAAGGTTGCCGATGTCGCCAGCATGCCAAATTTCGTCGCAACGATCAAAATGAGTGAAAATCTGCGGATCTAAGTAACCATGCGTATCAGAAAGTAATCCTATTCGGGTCATAAATGATCAGCACGTTAGAGAAGCAGCCCCGCGAATGTCGCTGACATATAGGAAGCCAACGTTCCGCAGATCAGCGCTTTAAAACCCAAACGCGCCAGATCACTGCGACGGGAAGGGGCCAGCTCACTGATCCCGCCCACCTGAATTGCAATGGACGAAAAGTTCGCAAAACCGCAAAGCGCAAAACTCGTAATGGCCACCGTTTTAGGATCAAGCGTTCCTTTCACTTTAACCAGATCCAGATAAGCCACAAATTCATTTACCACCATTTTGGTCCCCATCAGCGCACCAGCGGTTTCAATGTCTTTTGTAGGCACGCCCATCGCCCAGGCAAACAGAGAAAATACTTTTCCTAGCAGGAAATTTAGACTTAAATTGCTGGTTCCCAGAATGTAAAAACCAATACGAAACAGAATACTGTCGAGCAGTGCAATCAACGCAATAAACCCAATAAGCATGGCAATGACGTTAAAGCCCACTTTCAAGCCCTCGCTAGCGCCACCGGCGATGGCATCCAGCAAATTGGCGTGCGACTTCTTAATGTCCACTTTAACGCTTCCCTGCGTCTCGGAAACTTCGGTTTCGGGAAACACGATCTTACTGATTACCAGCGCGCCCGGAGCAGCCATGATGCTAGCAGCCAGCAAGTAAGGAGCCGGTACACCCAACGAAATATAAACCGCCAGCACCCCACCCGCAATACAGGCAAAACTTCCCGACATGGAGGCTAGCAATTCAGAATTGGTCATGCCTTTCAGGTAAGGCTTTATCATGATTTGCGCTTCCACCTGCCCCACAAACGTGCTGGACACATTAGATAAGGCTTCGGCACCGCTCACGCCCATCAGCCATTTCATCGCGCGCGCCATAAAAGAAACCACACGCTGCATGATGCCCAGGTGGTAGAAAATGTTGACCAATACGGCGACAAAAATGATGGTCGGAATAATCTGGAAAAAGAAAATAAAATTGTTGTCGGAGCCAAAAGCGCGGCTCAAGACTTCGGGCTTCACTAAAGGGGAAAATACAAATTCTGCGCCTTTAGAAGCTTTGCTCAGTAACCGGTCAATATTATGCCCCAACCATTGAAATACAACTTGTCCAAGCTCAGTTTTTAAGACAAACAGGGCCAGACCAAACTGCAACAATAATCCAACACCTACAGTACGGTAATTAATGGCTTTACGATTGTTTGACATTGCGTAGGCAATACCCAGAATTAATACAATTCCAATCAGCCCGGTAAAACGATTCACAAACAGTTAAATTTTGAAGTGTACGGTTAGAAAAGCTTGCGAAGATACAAAGGAAAAAAAGAAACGGCGCGTCCATCCGACGTTTATCCGAACCTGACGCAAAAAATACGAGGCATTTTCGCAAATTTGTAACTTGCGGAACCGGTTACCCGCTCGTATGAAGATTCGTTACCAGGATCGTTGGATCATTGTTGCAGGAAGTTTGCTACTTGGCTATTTTTTTGTCCACCTCGGTCAAACAGATAGTCTTTTTGTCTTGTGGTCGCGGCCACTCTATTTTCGGGATGTGGTGGTTACCGCTCTAATTACAGCTATTGTCTGGACCAGTGTTCGAACAGCCACCGTCTTTCTCGACGTTCATTACGATTGGTTTACTCATCCCACGCGCCGCAGCATCGGCCAAATTCTTCTGGGT of Tellurirhabdus bombi contains these proteins:
- the bioB gene encoding biotin synthase BioB; this encodes MTYIRTDWTRAEIADIYNSPVLDLIYRAATVHRQHHDPQEVQVCTLLSVKTGGCPEDCAYCPQAARYHTAVKVHKLMEVDEVLTAAQRAKDSGSTRFCMGAAWREVRDNRDFDKVLDMVKGVNGMGMEVCCTLGMLTESQAQKLKDAGLYAYNHNLDTSEEYYGDIISTRTYDDRLDTLGNVRHAGISVCSGGIIGMGESHNDRIGMLLTLANLPEHPESVPVNALVPVEGTPLEEQPRVSVWEMIRMIATARIIMPKAMVRLSAGRVRMNVEEQALCFLAGANSIFAGDKLLTTPNPEEDADKQLFQTLNIRPRPSFKNGEPALKFEQIPL
- a CDS encoding NupC/NupG family nucleoside CNT transporter, translating into MNRFTGLIGIVLILGIAYAMSNNRKAINYRTVGVGLLLQFGLALFVLKTELGQVVFQWLGHNIDRLLSKASKGAEFVFSPLVKPEVLSRAFGSDNNFIFFFQIIPTIIFVAVLVNIFYHLGIMQRVVSFMARAMKWLMGVSGAEALSNVSSTFVGQVEAQIMIKPYLKGMTNSELLASMSGSFACIAGGVLAVYISLGVPAPYLLAASIMAAPGALVISKIVFPETEVSETQGSVKVDIKKSHANLLDAIAGGASEGLKVGFNVIAMLIGFIALIALLDSILFRIGFYILGTSNLSLNFLLGKVFSLFAWAMGVPTKDIETAGALMGTKMVVNEFVAYLDLVKVKGTLDPKTVAITSFALCGFANFSSIAIQVGGISELAPSRRSDLARLGFKALICGTLASYMSATFAGLLL
- a CDS encoding metallophosphoesterase family protein; the protein is MTRIGLLSDTHGYLDPQIFTHFDRCDEIWHAGDIGNLEIIDQLRAFKPFRGVFGNIDNKEIRMECPEHQRFSLEGLTFWMTHIGGTPPRYNPIIRPNLQISAPDVFICGHSHILKVTRDPKLDNLLYVNPGAAGKHGFHHVRTCLRFSLDDGKIADMEVIELGKK